In Synergistaceae bacterium, the following are encoded in one genomic region:
- a CDS encoding chemotaxis protein CheW: MAEQQLVVFGLGNEEFGIDISSVMEIVKIQHITTVPQSMDFVEGIVNLRGVIVPIVDLNKKFMTAMHSNSDDAEMRIIVVHMAGQNIGIMVDAVSEILRVPDEAIEPTPPIVSSGISSDFIKGVAKVDDRLIIFLDLDRIFSAEEQEALASTAQ, translated from the coding sequence ATGGCTGAACAGCAGCTGGTGGTATTCGGCCTCGGCAACGAGGAATTCGGCATAGACATCTCAAGTGTGATGGAGATAGTCAAGATCCAACACATCACCACGGTCCCCCAGTCGATGGACTTCGTGGAGGGGATAGTGAACCTGCGGGGCGTTATAGTCCCCATAGTGGACCTGAACAAGAAGTTCATGACCGCGATGCACAGCAACTCCGACGACGCGGAGATGCGCATAATAGTGGTTCACATGGCGGGGCAGAACATAGGCATCATGGTGGACGCGGTGTCTGAGATCCTGCGGGTGCCTGACGAGGCGATCGAGCCGACGCCGCCGATAGTCTCAAGCGGGATAAGCTCGGACTTCATCAAGGGGGTGGCGAAGGTCGACGACAGGCTGATAATCTTCCTTGACCTGGACCGCATCTTCTCCGCCGAGGAGCAGGAGGCACTGGCGAGCACGGCGCAGTAG